The sequence below is a genomic window from Echeneis naucrates chromosome 13, fEcheNa1.1, whole genome shotgun sequence.
GATTGTGGTACAGCTTTATTTCCCAGCAGATCTGCTGTCAAGACCAAACCAGCCCCCCAGAGACCTGGTTTGTTTTCTGAAGGCTGAAACCAATATAGACTAATTTTCCACTGAAGCTGCCACGGCCAAGATTTCTGCctatttcactgtttttaatCAGATGAGTTTTCATGCCAAATTTACTTTCTGTGTTCCCATCCAGGGTCCAAAAAGCCCCAGAAATAGACTGAGAGGAGAAATAGAGTTACATGATCTGAGTTGAGCAATTCGAACATAAGTATTCTCCACATTAAACGGCATCTAGAGTCTTATTTGAGTGCGTGGCTGAATTCTGGGTTTGGTCATAAACTTTGCATAGGAACTATAATGAAAACCTGCAGACCTCCGCAGAGCACGTTCACGTCATTTATGCAACTTGCAGAGAGAGTTCAACCATCAGATCAAATTttataagataaaaaaaacaaataaattgtcCTCTGTGTTACTTTTCACCTTTTTGTGGTACCTCTGTGTCTCAGATTGCTCCAATCGCAGCTTATCTTGAAATAGTGATGGTATCAGTTCAGGCAGCCGGCAGTGTTGATCCTGGACCTGATTGTTTTTCTGCGTCTGTGTCTCAAAGAGGCCTTCTCTGTTCTCTTGTGTTTGTTCGTGGCATTTCTTCAAACAAAATCAACTCTGtttctttaattcatttttttcctcgtCACTtcgaatgttttttttttttttttttttttttttgccctccgAGCCTGTGAGACAGGTTTAGTGCtgcctgactctgtttcttctttgaaCATTTGTGATCACATctaggccacacacacacacacacacacacacacacccctaaggctgcagtgtgttgggagcacacacaaacacacatctggaaTCAATCTAAGTAAAACTCTTGTTTATCCCTGTAAATGGCCTCAGACCTGACTGACCAGTGAAGCTGGAAATCTCTCACTCAACTTAAAGGTTTATCAGAAACaagctgcacacaaaacaaacaacttaaaAACTTAATTCATATCAATTAagcgatttatttatttgtttttatttttgcatttaattatCAATCAGCTTGACAGAGGACGTATGTTGTTCAATCTCAAGCTTCACTTTGTCGCAGTGAAACAACCAGTGAGGATTAGACTTCTTATTTAGCTAACTCCAGTTTGTAGTTCATAAGTGTTGCACAGAAATTATTTTGGAGTTGTTTGTATCAATCTTCTGTTTTTTGGGTTCCAAATCgtcaattttgaaaaataaagcgTCCGTGTGACCAGTATGTTCAGCACCAAGTTAAGACACCTGCAgtgcttcttttgtaaaaaaattttttataaaTGTCTTTAATAATTTGGGGGTGCCAGTAAAGTAACTCATGTTCACTCAGAATTTTTCCTAGAGGTCATAAAGGCCCCTAAAAAAGGACATTTGGACAGttttaacacacaaactgtctgaTGATATAAGAAACAGGATTAATGTTATTGTAACAAAgataatctttatttttttttatcaattacAAAATGCTTCACACAACTTCACAAGCATATGAAAACATATAAGATAATATGTCAATGAAGAAGAGCAGCCATTAAAAATCAAGTCAgatcaggattttttttattgtctaaGAGTTTCGAGAAGATTTGCCAAAAAGACACTGACTCAGCTAACCTgatttcctccagctgcttccaGCTTTACGGCCCGAAGGATCTCAGGCTGACTCATCTGAGACCGACAGATGAAAAACATGTAGAAAGGCTTTAAAAGTAAACTGTAAGATCTTGAAACAAATTGTACAACAGGAGCCATGCAGGGAGGCTAAAACAGACACGATGTGGTCACTTCTCCAGGATCTGGCAGCTGAATTCACTACAGTCTGGATCTGGTTAACAGCCTTTGGAGGGTTTTGAACATTTGAAGCCTGAAATGGTCTCCGTATCTCTAAAATTTAAAATACTGTTTTGGAAATAATTCAGATTTGCTGAAAACTGCTGCACAAAGCTTCAGTTACAGGTCGAACCATGatgctgtttggtttgtgttaaGCTGCAGAACATTTTGTGTTCAGGTTTTTGTATCACTTCAGTTGTTGTGTAGTGAATCCAGCGTGTCAGGATCAGAGGTTCTGATAGGTCGGTACATCAGTTGTGATGTTTtgcagtgacatcatcaaagTAAAACTAAAACGACCTGCAGTAGTTACTGAAAGCTCCACAACATTCATAGCTGACAGTTAAACATCATGTGTGGTTATTCTGATTTAGTGTCTCAGGAGGCCACAGAGGAACAAAGGTCAAGTACATCCTGTCGTCAGCAGCCATCATTAGGTCATTAGTCCCTGTTGTAGTTCATGCATAATGTCATTTAATTCTAACATCTTGATCTATAATCACTTTTAAAATACCTGCTTGGTACATGATAGTTTTATTCTTCGTGGCCGGCCTTATTACGTTGGTAAAAGATAAATCAGCTGGTAATGTGATATTTCTGATTCCTAccagttttatttctctgctgaattttcttcaaaataaatagcTTAATTGTTACGTTCTGAGATTTCCTCGTAAGACATTGACAAAGTGTTTGAAGTAAACATTTGACATCCACGTGTGCTCACCTGCTGTATTCCCTCTTTTTCACCACACCTGTCGATCATTTGAATGGTGTGATAATCACAACAGGAGCGAGCGGCATGTTTCCAACATAAGTCTGTCACCGTTTGCTTGTATGATGACCAACTAGTAAAAACACAACTCCATAGTGCGTTAACTAACACTACTGACAGCGTACCTTTATCACCATTACTATTAAAAACCATCACCCATAACAAAAGATTGTTTACtttaacttcaaaataaaaaaacaaaacacagcaactcCTAAAAAAAGTTCATTcagtttcacagaaacacaaattcaCCTTTTCAACAATCAAACGTCTAAAATCCAACAGGGGAAGAGTGACGAGGCATTCATGGTGATCGGGATTTCAGGCCCAGTGGAGGTCTCAGTATGGTTTCTTCTGCTCAGACACAAATAAGAgattaagttttatttattctgactAAAGAAATGATGAACTCCAAAAAAGTATCTTACCTGAACTGACTTCTTCCTCactgtggagaaaataaatgacagtgaCTGTCTTCAACTTATACATCACAAGTAATTATTTGTATTCGTCATCATGCAGCAGCTCggacaaatgaaaatatatatattttatcatttgtttgtttgcgttCACCCACTTGAGTTCAGGTACttcagcattacacacagaaCGACCAGCAGTACGACCACGATGCCGCCAAAGAAGAAGTTAAAAAGCCAGCTGCTCGGCTCTGGGCAaagaacacaacaggaagtcgTCAGGTGTCAGTTATGTCCCTCTGCTGCCATCGTGCGGTAGCTCATGGTGCTACAGATTTTGGTTTTCTCCCCTCTCACCTTCAACAGTCAGGATGAAGCTCTTTTTGATGGGCAACCTCAGGGACCGGTGGGAGACGCTGCATGTAAACTGTCTCCCCGAGTCCTTGAGCTGAGCCTCGAGGTAGAAGAAAGCCGACAGCGAGAAGGTCTTGTCGTTGTTGTGCTTGTGGCTGGACAGCAGAATGTTCTGGAGCTCCTTGGGGAGAGGAGCGCCGACCCTTTGGCTCGACGACATCGGGTCCTGCACATACCATTTTATCTCCACGTCCAGAGGATAGTAGTTCTCTGCATCACACGTGACCTTCTGGTCATTCCCCTCCTGCAGCACCAGAGTGGGCCCGATGTTGATGGAGACACGGGGGGTCTCTAAAGGGAGGAGAGATTCAAACAAGAAGAATTTGAGCCATGTGAGATTCCGTCTTGATAATGTCATTCTCACTATCGTCAGGAGTTAATGATGCCGGTTTGAGACATTTATCAAACACTTGCTGGACagttttggtgtgttttggaAGCTACATGTTCTTACACCTGTTGTCACCTGGGAAAGACTTCACATTCAGGAACTGCTGTCGTTTCATTTAAATGTCTATGAAAAGGTTTTCTAATATACTGAAATTCTCCAgaattgtaattttattttggaaattatTGTTCTGGCCCGAGTCCTTGACTCCTTCTCACCTTGGATATTCAGATTCAGATCCAGACTGATGAACAATGGCATCACCATCACTGAACAGGTGTAAATTCCTTCGCTGCTCATCTTGGTGAAGGGGATATTGTAGGAAGCATCCCCGCCTGCCAAGCCCCTCGTCCCGACCCCTGACCCCTGGGTCTGCCCCGTGTGGCTGTTATGGCTGAAGAGTTTGTTTCTCTCCCCACGATGTTGAAAGATCCACTCCACGGTGACGTTCCGTGATTTGTGATCGACGGCAAATTGGCAGTGAAGCTTTTGTTGAACCCTGAGGCCTGATGTCACTGAtggagtttgtgttttaatcaccatggcaactgtAGAGAAAGATTTCAGAAGATGAGACGGAGACAGATTTTACCAAGAAGGCCAAAAGGGGCTGATATCATTGATGGTAATGGGTGTTACCTGATGTTGTGAGTATCTCTCTGTCCTGGATGGCAGGCCAGCTGAGGTGTGCCAGTTCTGCTGAGGGAGGTTTGTCTGATGGTTGTCTGAGGATGCTGGTGACGGTGAACAGGCCATCTCTTTGTTTGAGGGTGCAGCTGAACCACTGGTTGTACTCCTCCGCCCCGTGGACGGGCCAGCGGACGCCGATGCCCTGTGTTCTGTACCGACGCACCTCACAATCCAACTGCTCTGCATCCGCCTTCTCCAGATATCGCTGCAGGTCCAGTCTGGATCCTACAGCAGgacagaagaaaatcaaaaagagcaaaaggaaacagaagagTAACAGGCTGCAGGTCTTACCTCCTGTGATCAGGAAAGTGATGACTTGTGGGTTCAATGGAGAATCTCCTTTTTGACCAAACTGTAAGTGGGCCTGTCTGTCGATTAACTCAGTCTCAGGGTGACCATCTTTATTCAGAGACACATTCTCATCAATGAACTGACAGGGCAGCCCCAACAGCTGATCAGCACACAGGACACCTGAGAGACACACAATAAATCAGGTAAAGCCCTTCATTCAGAGCACTGTGCTGTAGGTTATAGATATGTTATATATGAGCAGAACAGTCTGAGCTGTAAGAAGTGCagagctcaaagctgtgtcgTTTCACGCAACACTTCCAGGTTGACTGgagtcacaaacacaaacacacacgaatTAAAAACACCACAGTGTGTAAGCCAGCTGCAGTCAATAACTTACCTGTACACAGGTACAAACACAGAAGAATATTTAACAGCAAACACATGATGATATATTCGTAGAAATCCCCGACACTCGAGTCGTCTAGTTGAAGagacactttcactttcactttccaGAAAAAATAACTAGTCCTCACATCTGTCATGTGACCAACGGATAAAATATCAGGGAcaacatgtttaaaaatatacacaGGCTGTATTAACtgcattaaatataaattatgtgTTATATCCGTGCCCTAAATATGTCTCATAAATATTCAATCACGTGAACAATAAAATTCTTTGTTGCAGAAAAATCCagattaaaatacatatttttattctgtatCATAAAATTATAGACTGTTAAACACGAAGTGAAggatttttgttgtgttatttattagtttttgtttcacgtcgttgttttttatttaacgCCGATTTTACCGTCGCTTCCGGGTTCGTCCAGAGGAGGTGCTGTGACGTCACAGGGTCCCTCTTGTTTTCCGGACTCGTTGACGCGGAAGAACCGGAAGCGCTTTTTACGAAAAGAGCCGACATGCAGCCGAAGACTTGTTAACAACAAACTTACTTAAAGTGATGAAATGGACTCAATTTGTGTATTTGCGGAGtgacagttgtttgttttgtttagttgttttgtgtCGGCCCTGGATGGGAATTACACGGCTTCTCTTTAGCTCATGTTAGCAGCTAAGCTACAACAGATTCCCAAATATATAAGAACTGGAATTCGTGTTAAACGTTTCATATTAAAGTTATCTCAGTGTGCTGagataaaaacaatgaatcGATTGCAGAcctttcctttttcaaacagGACCATAAATTCGCTCGTCTGTCTGTAagtcctccagtttgtcaccACAAACTTCCAACAAGTTAGAAACAGACACATCTGATCAGATCAGCTGGAATCACAAACTCCTGAAGTCCTGCATGGTCTCCTTCACACACTTAAAGACATTTAACAGTTGGAACTCTGGACAGTCTGGAAAAGAACCAAACAGCCTTCCAGCAGACTGACACACTGACCTGCCTCTCCATGCTCACAAGGAGACTCcacaatacaaaacaacacaactttaATCATGGTACCAGGAAAGTTAACCTGGAGAGCTttaatttttacaaaaatacaacaacaaacagcaaaaaatggGGAGGAGGGGTTGGAGGTAAAAGCACTTATGGACAGAAGTCAATAAATTACATTCATAAACACATTGATAAAATTTCTGATAGGAAAATATATCACCACCAAAATTTCTGGAGGAGCTCTCTGCCGAACTCCAGTGATCACAGTCAGAGCTCAAATGTGAGCCAGTGCAGGAAGATGATCAAAGTCTTTGTAGATGTttgctcttcctttttttcagaAGACAAGTACAAGTCTTTGGCTGCCATGTTGAGATTGTTAATCTGAACACAGAGGTCCTCTTTCCACTGAGTCCTGAATGAATTTTTGCAAAAGGAATAAAACTCAAACATCTGAAACGCTCCTAATAAAAAACTAATGGGCGGAGGAATGAAGAGGCATCCACTGGTGCTCAGGATCTCAGTACAATCTTCTGCTCAGACAAATATTGACAGAAAGGTTAAACTTGTTAATTGAAAGAAACAGTGAATTCCAAACAACAGTTTTGATAATTATCTTACTTACCTTGACCTTCTCTTcactgtggggggaaaaaaagacttaCTCTCTTTGGCTTGAACATGTATTTTGAAAAGATATAATAAGAGTTCACCTGGTTTCATGCCACTGACACCAAAATATGTCTGCTCCATAATAAACTATAttgattatttatgttttagttAGATCTGTATATTTAACTGCAATGTCCTTATGGAGACAATAATGTGAGAGACACCTCAGGTGTATAACTCTGCCTTTGCATTCATTACCTAAATAAATTGTTATATTCCTTATTATcctatatttgttttatatatttatgtattctGCTTTTCCCTGTGTGCTTTATTCTTTCTCCTGAATGTTTGATGCTACTGTGACATGCAAATTTCTCCCCTGAAGGACCAATAAAGGATGATCTTATCTTATTATGCAAAAACCAGGACAAATTGAGATGTATATCCTGCATCATCATGACTGTCCTTTGTTCCTAAAAGGAAGTGTTCACCTACCTGAAAGCCGGTAGGCCTGCATCATAAACCAAAAGACCGCCAGCATGATTATCAAGCTGGCAACACTGTATTCAAGAACCCATCGGCTCCgctctgacagaaaacacacaacaggaagtcaTCAGTTCTCAGTTATGTTTGGTGCTGCAGGAGCGGAGACTTTGGTCTTCCTCTTACCCTCAACAACCAGGGTGACGCTCCTTTTGATGGGCATCTGCAGGGACTGGTGAGAGATGCTACATGTAAAATGTCTCCCAGAGTCGCTGAGTTGTGCCTCGAGGTAGAAGAAGGCTGACTTTGAGAAGGTCCTGTTTTTGTCTACTTTGTGGCTGGACAGCACAACGTTCTCCATCTTCTCACGGAGAGGAGAACTGTTCCTCTGAGCTGTCAACTCATGCCAAACTATCTCCACATCCAGAGGATAGTAGCGCTCTGCCTTGCAAATGATCTTCTTCAGCTCCCCGTCCAGCAGCTTCAATTTGGACCAAGAGCTGAGCGAGACGACAGGTTCCTCTAAAGGAAAGAGAAGCAAATAAGATGAATTGGAGCAATGTGAGATTCCCCATAGATACATTCTGATGCCTCATCAATCTTCCAGTGAGCAGGAGTTAATTCACAGCTGTAATTTTTCCTTCTGCGCTTACAAGACACAATCATTTTGATGGTCACTTTacacttttctgttttacagCTGAATAATAATCTGAAGAGATTTTTTAGATTTCTGAGCATGAAAATTAggtcagcagcagttttttttactttgtgtacATGACACAGAGTTCTGAATATTTGaagcaaatagaaacacaacacCTGATGAATCACTGAGGCAAATTAAAGGAATTCAACTTCTTTCTCTACAGCCAAATAGCAGCATAgtatcttagcttagcataagggAAAGCTAGCCATCAACTATTTCATGCTCAGTAGCAGTTTCTTCCTTAAGGGGACGTCTTTCTGCTAACATAAGCTACACTCTTCAGACTGCAGGttcttattaatattttatcagcGTTAGCACGATTTTCTTGTTACATCTGTTCTGTAAAGGTAATTTGCTGGTCCTGTTATGTGTCCTTTAGCTCTGTAATGCTTTGACTAATTTAATAGTGTTGAGTTCACACTTGGAAATTGTTGTAGTTTACTTTATATTTCCATATTTACTTTATATAAGccatttttaattgaaaaaagaaaagtctcaGGGATCATAATAACATTTTGAATATTATTCTTTCAGCCTAAAACTTTGACTTCTTCTCACTTTGGATATGCAGATAGATATTCAGACGGATGAGCAGTGAATCCACCATCACTGAGCAGGTGTACGTTCCATCATTGGCAGTGTTTGTGGATTGGATGTTGTAGGAAACATCCCCTCCTGCCAGGCTCTTGGTATCGACCCCTGACCCCTTGGTCTCCCCCGTGCTGCTGTTATGGTTGAAGAGTACAGCACGATGTTGAAAGATCCACACCACGGAGACATGTGGTGCTTCGTGGTCGACGGCAAACTGGCAGTGAAGCTTTTGTTGAACCCTGAGGCCTGATGTCACTGAtggagtttgtgttttaatcaccatggcaactgtAGAGAAAGATTTCAGAAGATGAGACGGAGACAGATTTTACCAAGAAGGCCAAAAGGGGCTGATATCATTGATGGTAATGGGTGTTACCTGATGTTATGAGTATCTCTCTGTCCTGGATGGCAGGCCAGCTGAGGTGCCCCTGCTTTGCTGAGGGAGGTTTGTCTGATGGTTGTCTGAGGATGCTGGTGACGGTGAACAGGCCATCTCTTTGTTTGAGGGTGCAGTTGAACCACTGGTTGTACTCCTCCGCCCCGTGGACGGGCCAGCGGACGCCGATGCCCTGTGTTCTGTACCGACGCACCTCACAATCCAACTGCTCTGCATCCGCCTTCTCCAGATATCGCTGCAGGTCCAGTCTGGATCCTACAGCAGgacagaagaaaatcaaaaagagcaaaaggaaacagaagagTAACAGGCTGCAGGTCTTACCTCCTGTGATCAGGAAAGTGGCGACTTTTGGGTTCAATGGAGAATCTCCTTTTTGACCAAACTGTAAGTGGGCCTGTCTCAGAATGAACTTAACCTGAGGGTCCATATTTTTATCCATGTACAATTTCTCATCAATGAACTCACAGGGCAGCCCCAACAGCTGATCAGCACACAGGACACCTGAGAGACACACAATAAATCAGGTAAAGCCCTTCATTCAGAGCACTGTGCTGTAGGTTATAGATATGTTATATATGAGCAGAACAGTCTGAGCTGTAAGAAGTGCagagctcaaagctgtgtcgTTTCACGCAACACTTCCAGGTTGACTGgagtcacaaacacaaacacacacgaatTAAAAACACCACAGTGTGTAAGCCAGCTGCAGTCAATAACTTACCTGTACACAGGTACAAACACAGAAGAATATTTAACAGCAAACACATGATGATATATTCGTAGAAATCTCCGACACTCGAGTCGTCTAGTTGAAGagacactttcactttcactttccaGAAAAAATAACTAGTCCTCACATCTGTCATGTGACCAACGGATAAAATATCAGGGAcaacatgtttaaaaatatacacaGGCTGTATTAACtgcattaaatataaatgatgtGTTATATCCGTGCCCTAAATATGTCTCATAAATATTCAATCACGTGAACAATAAAATTGTttgttgcagatttttttctgtatcataAAATTATTGACTATtaaacacaaagtgaacaactttttttgttttatttatcagtttttgtttcacgttgttgttttttatttaactccGATTTTACCGTCGCTTCCGGGTCCGGAAGGAAGTGCTGTGACGTCACATGGTCCCTCTTGTTTTCCGGACTCGTTGACGCGGAAGAACCGGAAGCGCTTTTTACGAAAAGAGCCGACATGCAGCCGAAGACTTGTTAACAACAAACTTACTTAAAGTGACGAAATGGACTCAATTTGTGTATTTGCGGAGtgacagttgtttgttttgtttagtcgTTTTGTGTCGGTCCTGGATGggaattaaaaaagaaactacaatTAGCAAACGGCTTCTCTTTAGCTACTGTTAGCAGCTAAGCTACAACATCAATGATGGACAAAGGTAACGTTCACTTTGGATTTAATCTTATTCCCAAATATATAAGAACAACCTGGTGCTGGAATTCATGTTAAACGTTTTATATTAAAGTAGTCCAGTTTATTAAGATAAAAAGAACCAGATGTCTTAAATTCACGTTGATGTGCAGAGTCCCTTCCTAAAGAAATAACTTCCACCGTTGATGATGTTCGTTTAGAGATTCAGAGGAAAGTCACATCAAGTGATCTCTGGAAGGAGATTCTCCTTTGTGAATTAGTCTaatgtcacaataaaacaagGGTTGATAATGTCAGACAAAGGGTGAAACTACATTTTACTGTTGTGCTCGGCTTTGATTTTTACTTCGAACTGAGAAACGCCAATTTTGATAATCAGTTAAAATTTCTGTCTCACGAAGCAAATATGCAACAAATTAATAAAGTTTTTCATCAGTAGTAACCATTTTTAGCTGCAGGATGTATTGTGGATGTCTTCTCTGTTGGAACGAGATGAATTGCTCCTGtctgttcttttgtgttttcagattcGGCCTTCCTTCAGGGTGCCTTCCTCCTGACCAATAAACTCTGTCTCCCATCAACCCTGAGCTCCCTTCAGAAAGCTGACTGGAGCAGAGTGGGACGTCCCGTCCTGGAGGCTGTCAGAGAAATCTGTGAACAGGATGAACTTCGTCCCAGCACTGTGGCCTGCCAATGGAGAAAGAAGatagtttgtgttgtgtggctGAAGCTGTTGTGCGAACAGGCAGGAGAGGATGTAGAAACAGCATGGAGGGAGAACCCTTTCTTCCCCCTCCAGAACAGCCTCCCTGAAGTCAACCATGTTGTCCTGCTGGAGCTGGTGAAGTCAATGgcagctgcagatgttttcGCCTATTTCCTTCTGTGTCTTCCTAAATCTCAGATCTGTATTGAGCTTGAAAGGCTGATACACTATGTGACCAGCAGTCCAACCAGAGAGGAggatgtgcatttttttttggaggtgtGGTGGGAGCTGTGGAAGGGAAGGACTGAAGAGAAAgcaggaggaaaggaaataGAGATGTTGTTTTCTGACCAGCTCACTCGTCCGTCCTCTAAGTCCTCCAGTTTGTCCCCCCAAGCTGCCAAGAGGTTAAAAATAGACACATCTGATCAACCAGCATCATCGCAAACCCCCGATGTCCTGCACATTCTCCTTCACGCACTTAAGGACATGAAAGACTTTATTTCCTCCACAGATCTCTGTCTCCAAGCTCTCTCCGTTTCGCTCGATTCTCTTTACACAATGTTGTTCATAGATCAAGAGGTCACACTTCCAACTAAAGAGAAGCTGCAGTTACTGTCCAAAGCCGTCAGCATCAGAGGAAAGAAGGATGAGAAGTTGAGCCCTGAACTTATTCAGGAGGCTCAGAAAGACCTGAGAGCTTCTTGCACACCATCTCAGTTTCGACCCAGCAACATGAAGGGTGACGAAGCTCTGAAGATCATCACAGATCTCACACAGTTTTGGCTCAACAACGGGCTCCTCAAAGAATCTGACGCCGTTAATTTGAGTTACTCTGCATTTAAACTAGGACAAAGTGTCCAGAGAGTCCTGACTGCTTCAGGAGAAACAGACCTGCCTGAAATGGACGAGACGGAGAAGAACAAACTCAGAGGTTTGCTGCAGTCTCTGGCTTTGCCTGGCATACAGACAACCCCGGAGGTGGATGCACAGGTCGCCATGATCATCCTCAGTCACCGCCTGGAAGACTACCAGAACTACGCCATGCTATTTGCCAGAGAGGAGAGCTGGGCCTGTGACGAGCTCTGGCTGGACTGTCTGGAAAAGAACCAGGCGGCCTTCCAGCAGACTGACACGCTGATCAGCCTCGTCTCCATGTTCATGAGGACACTCCGCAGCCAGAGCTCAGATCTGAGCCAGTGCAGGAAGCTGATGAAAGTCATCACAGACGTTTTCTCAGCGCTTTCGTTAAACGACAAGAACAAATCTTTGGCTGCCATGCTGAAATTGTCCCCCAGGGGATTCTTTGGCTTCTCTGTTCCCTCCGCTGTGACTGAGGGGTTTGAGCAGGAGCTCAACATGGCATTCAACTGCCTCATccagggaggagctggagc
It includes:
- the LOC115053300 gene encoding tapasin-related protein-like — protein: MTDVRTSYFFWKVKVKVSLQLDDSSVGDFYEYIIMCLLLNILLCLYLCTGVLCADQLLGLPCEFIDEKLYMDKNMDPQVKFILRQAHLQFGQKGDSPLNPKVATFLITGGSRLDLQRYLEKADAEQLDCEVRRYRTQGIGVRWPVHGAEEYNQWFNCTLKQRDGLFTVTSILRQPSDKPPSAKQGHLSWPAIQDREILITSVAMVIKTQTPSVTSGLRVQQKLHCQFAVDHEAPHVSVVWIFQHRAVLFNHNSSTGETKGSGVDTKSLAGGDVSYNIQSTNTANDGTYTCSVMVDSLLIRLNIYLHIQKEPVVSLSSWSKLKLLDGELKKIICKAERYYPLDVEIVWHELTAQRNSSPLREKMENVVLSSHKVDKNRTFSKSAFFYLEAQLSDSGRHFTCSISHQSLQMPIKRSVTLVVEERSRWVLEYSVASLIIMLAVFWFMMQAYRLSVKRRSRRLY
- the LOC115053232 gene encoding tapasin-related protein-like; its protein translation is MCLLLNILLCLYLCTGVLCADQLLGLPCQFIDENVSLNKDGHPETELIDRQAHLQFGQKGDSPLNPQVITFLITGGSRLDLQRYLEKADAEQLDCEVRRYRTQGIGVRWPVHGAEEYNQWFSCTLKQRDGLFTVTSILRQPSDKPPSAELAHLSWPAIQDREILTTSVAMVIKTQTPSVTSGLRVQQKLHCQFAVDHKSRNVTVEWIFQHRGERNKLFSHNSHTGQTQGSGVGTRGLAGGDASYNIPFTKMSSEGIYTCSVMVMPLFISLDLNLNIQETPRVSINIGPTLVLQEGNDQKVTCDAENYYPLDVEIKWYVQDPMSSSQRVGAPLPKELQNILLSSHKHNNDKTFSLSAFFYLEAQLKDSGRQFTCSVSHRSLRLPIKKSFILTVEEPSSWLFNFFFGGIVVVLLVVLCVMLKYLNSMRKKSVQKKPY